The following are from one region of the Petrotoga mobilis SJ95 genome:
- the dtd gene encoding D-aminoacyl-tRNA deacylase, which yields MRAVVQRVSQASVTISDNIVAQIEKGLLVFLGISKIDQVSDISWMADKIVNLRIFEDDQNKMNRSLLDIMGDMIVVSQFTLYGDCRKGRRPSFTDSATPEKAKVLYDNFLSYLKEKYPINVQQGEFQAHMKVNIVNDGPVTLLLDSQKLF from the coding sequence TTGAGGGCAGTGGTTCAAAGAGTATCACAAGCTTCCGTAACCATTTCTGATAACATTGTTGCTCAAATAGAAAAAGGTCTCCTGGTTTTCTTGGGCATTTCGAAAATTGATCAAGTATCAGATATTAGTTGGATGGCTGATAAGATTGTAAATCTTAGAATTTTTGAAGATGATCAAAATAAAATGAATAGATCTTTATTAGATATTATGGGGGATATGATCGTTGTCTCTCAATTCACTTTATATGGTGATTGTAGAAAAGGAAGGAGACCATCCTTCACTGATTCGGCAACTCCTGAGAAAGCTAAAGTTCTTTACGATAATTTTCTTTCCTATCTTAAAGAAAAATACCCTATAAACGTTCAACAAGGTGAGTTTCAAGCTCATATGAAAGTAAATATTGTCAACGATGGTCCAGTGACTTTACTTTTAGATTCTCAAAAGTTGTTTTGA
- a CDS encoding tetratricopeptide repeat protein codes for MFKIIIKLIGIRWPIFITLILSIHKRNKRLKALDKLVWKKSSLLKPEEMLKERPFDPYYYQREEDKMISESLNIKENILIKGPPLSGKTRAAYQALINLKAPYSVIIAGCNGIDKEISLPHSLAFWRPKILFIDDLHRFVDQENFEHFFRISKKNNVFIIATCRSGLEEKKVKQKMLSKNINSETIFEREIELNKIPTAEGKKIASEVNKKWEEIKFDGTIGSIFMPLDKLEKRFETFESVEKNILKALKKLYICGCYKGNLLFPLEWVKIVSKKDGLKIKDFEWTDHIKTLEEKGFVKLIKDNQIWVDEAYLDYVIKLETTITELNVFEIMVSAFSKVPDVLFKIKNRAQELADIQLEEEKSKYLKVVIKTYKETLKEYTLEHFPEEYAMVQKNLGDTYTKLAKIEATSENGENAIKAYEETLKVYTLERFPIDYAIVQKNLGDAYTKLAGLEKASENCKNSIKSYKKTLKVYTLERFPIDYAIVQKNLGDAYTRLAKTETTSENCKNAVKAYEEALKVYTLERFPEDYEMIQINLVDAYTKLAGVEATKGDWENVIKAYEEALKVRILKRFPEDYAITQKNLVDAYIKLAKIETTSRKWKNAIKTYEGALKVGILEQFPEKYAITQKNLVNAYTRLAKAETTSENCKNAVKACEEALKVEILERFPEEYEMIQINLVDSYTKLAEVEATKGNWENAIKAYEEALKVGILEQFPEKYAITQKNLVDAYTRLAKIEAISGNSKNAIKAYEEALKVGVLEQFPEEYAITQKNLGDAYARLGWVDATSENCKNAIKAYEEAMKVGSLKGDTGEYAITQKNLVDAYTSLAKIEKASEDWKKAIKAYEDALKVGILERFPEEYAMVQKNLGDVYNNLVKIEKTPENWEREIKAYEGALKVGSLKLSSLEYAMIQKNLGDAYSQLAKLRTTSRNWENAIKAYEEALKVGILERFPEEYAMVQKNLGDVYNNLVKIEKTPENWEREIKAYEGALKVGILKLSSQEYAMIQKNLGDAYSQLAKLRTTSRNWENAIKAYEEALKVRILKRFPEDYAMVQKGLVDAYIKLAKIETSSRNWKNAIKDYEEALKVGILERFPEEYAMVQKNLGEAYNNLVKIEKTPENWEREIRAYEEALKVGILERSSEEYAMVQKNLGDAYIKLAGVKATKGNWGAAIKAYEGALRVGIPELSPEEYAITQKNLGDVYFQLAKLQTTSENWKKAIRVYEGVLKDGILERFPEEYAITQKNLVDAFTSLAKIEKASEDWKNAIKAYEDALKVGILERFPEEYAMVQKNLGDVYNNLVKIEKTPENWEREIKAYEGALKVGSLKLSSLEYAMIQKNLGDAYSQLAKLRTTSRNWENAIKAYEEALKVGILERFPEEYAMVQKNLGDVYNSLAKIEKTSENWENAIEAYEGALKVESLKRSSRWYAKAQKSLVDAYIKLAEVEVTKGNWGNAVKAYEGTLRVEILKLYSEEYTMVQKGLVDVYIKLAEVEVTKGNWGNAVKAYEGALKVGILEGSPEKYAKVQKGLVDVYIKLAEVEVTKGNWGNAVKAYEGALKVGILEGSPEEYAKVQKGLVDVYIKLAEVEVTKGNWGNAVKAYEGALKVGILEGSPEEYAMVQKGLVDVYIKLAEVKATKGNWRAAIKAYEGALKVGILELSPEEYAITKKNLGDAYIKLVDVETTSENCEKAIKAYEEALKVYIPQRYSSDYAMVKKNLGDAYSQLAKLQMTSGNWWNAIKAYEEALKVYIPQRDSRDYAMVKKNLGDAYSQLAKLQMTSGNWWNAIKAYEEALKVYIPQRDSRDYAIVQKNLGDAYIKLADVETTSENFENAIKAYEEALKVYTPQQYQGDYATVKENLGDAYSQLAKLEAASENWKNALKAYKEALKIFKEEKFPWEIIDLIESKISKVQEILYEK; via the coding sequence ATGTTCAAGATTATTATAAAGCTTATTGGAATCAGATGGCCTATTTTTATTACACTAATTTTATCTATCCATAAAAGAAATAAAAGGCTCAAAGCATTGGATAAGCTTGTGTGGAAAAAATCATCTTTGCTTAAGCCGGAAGAAATGTTGAAAGAGCGTCCATTTGATCCATACTATTATCAAAGAGAAGAAGACAAAATGATTAGTGAAAGTTTGAATATTAAGGAAAATATACTCATAAAGGGACCTCCATTAAGTGGTAAAACTAGAGCAGCCTATCAAGCTCTGATTAATTTAAAGGCTCCATATAGTGTAATAATCGCAGGATGCAATGGCATAGACAAGGAGATCTCACTCCCCCACTCTCTAGCGTTTTGGAGACCAAAAATTCTGTTTATTGATGATTTGCATAGATTTGTAGATCAAGAAAATTTTGAGCATTTTTTTAGAATCTCAAAAAAGAACAATGTGTTTATTATTGCTACTTGTCGCTCAGGATTAGAAGAAAAAAAAGTAAAACAGAAGATGCTAAGTAAGAATATAAATTCAGAAACTATATTCGAGAGGGAGATAGAGCTTAACAAAATACCAACGGCGGAAGGGAAAAAGATTGCCTCTGAAGTTAATAAAAAGTGGGAGGAAATTAAATTTGATGGAACTATAGGATCTATTTTCATGCCTTTGGATAAGTTGGAAAAAAGATTTGAAACTTTTGAATCAGTTGAGAAGAATATTTTAAAAGCGCTAAAAAAGCTATACATATGTGGATGTTATAAAGGAAACTTGCTCTTTCCTCTAGAATGGGTGAAAATCGTCTCTAAAAAAGATGGTTTAAAAATAAAAGATTTTGAATGGACTGATCATATCAAGACTCTAGAAGAGAAAGGATTCGTTAAATTAATAAAAGATAATCAAATTTGGGTTGACGAGGCATATTTAGACTATGTAATTAAACTAGAAACAACAATAACAGAATTAAACGTATTTGAAATTATGGTCTCAGCTTTTTCAAAGGTTCCTGACGTATTATTTAAAATTAAAAACAGAGCACAGGAATTAGCTGATATTCAATTAGAAGAAGAAAAATCAAAGTATTTGAAAGTAGTAATCAAAACCTACAAAGAAACTCTTAAAGAATATACTCTTGAGCATTTTCCAGAAGAGTATGCAATGGTGCAGAAAAATCTTGGTGATACATACACCAAACTTGCTAAAATAGAAGCAACATCAGAGAATGGGGAGAATGCAATCAAAGCCTACGAAGAAACCCTTAAGGTGTATACTCTTGAGCGATTCCCAATAGATTATGCAATAGTACAAAAAAATCTTGGTGATGCATATACCAAGCTTGCCGGGCTTGAAAAGGCATCAGAGAATTGTAAGAATTCAATCAAATCCTACAAAAAAACCCTTAAGGTGTATACTCTTGAGCGATTCCCAATAGATTATGCAATAGTACAAAAAAACCTTGGCGATGCATACACCAGATTGGCAAAAACTGAAACGACATCAGAGAATTGCAAGAATGCAGTTAAAGCCTACGAAGAAGCACTTAAAGTGTATACTCTTGAGCGATTTCCAGAAGACTATGAAATGATTCAAATAAATCTTGTAGATGCATACACTAAGCTTGCTGGGGTAGAGGCAACAAAAGGGGATTGGGAGAATGTAATAAAAGCTTACGAGGAAGCTCTTAAAGTTCGGATTCTTAAACGGTTTCCAGAAGATTATGCAATCACACAAAAAAATCTTGTGGATGCATACATTAAGCTTGCTAAAATAGAAACAACATCAAGGAAATGGAAAAATGCAATCAAAACTTATGAAGGAGCCCTGAAAGTTGGGATTCTTGAGCAATTTCCTGAAAAGTATGCAATCACACAAAAAAATCTTGTGAATGCATACACTAGACTGGCAAAAGCTGAAACGACTTCAGAGAATTGCAAGAATGCAGTCAAAGCCTGCGAAGAAGCACTGAAGGTTGAAATTTTAGAGCGATTCCCAGAAGAGTATGAAATGATTCAAATAAATCTTGTGGATTCATACACCAAGCTTGCTGAGGTAGAGGCGACAAAAGGGAATTGGGAGAATGCAATAAAAGCCTACGAGGAAGCGCTAAAAGTTGGGATTCTTGAGCAATTTCCTGAAAAGTATGCAATCACACAAAAAAATCTTGTGGATGCATACACTAGGCTGGCAAAAATTGAAGCGATATCAGGGAATTCCAAGAATGCAATAAAAGCCTACGAGGAAGCGCTAAAAGTTGGGGTTCTTGAGCAATTTCCTGAAGAGTATGCAATCACACAAAAAAATCTTGGGGATGCTTACGCCAGACTTGGATGGGTTGATGCGACATCAGAGAATTGCAAGAATGCTATCAAAGCCTATGAAGAAGCAATGAAGGTTGGGAGTCTTAAAGGAGACACGGGGGAGTATGCAATCACACAAAAAAATCTTGTGGATGCATACACCAGCCTTGCTAAAATTGAAAAGGCATCAGAGGATTGGAAGAAAGCAATCAAAGCTTATGAAGACGCACTGAAAGTTGGGATTCTTGAGCGATTCCCAGAAGAGTATGCAATGGTGCAAAAAAACCTTGGAGATGTGTACAACAACCTTGTTAAAATAGAAAAGACACCAGAGAATTGGGAAAGAGAAATCAAAGCCTATGAAGGAGCATTGAAAGTTGGGAGTCTTAAGCTATCTTCGCTAGAATATGCAATGATTCAAAAAAACCTAGGGGATGCATACTCCCAACTGGCTAAACTACGAACGACATCAAGGAATTGGGAGAATGCAATCAAAGCCTATGAAGAAGCTCTGAAAGTTGGGATTCTTGAGCGATTCCCAGAAGAGTATGCAATGGTGCAAAAAAACCTTGGAGATGTGTACAACAACCTTGTTAAAATAGAAAAGACACCAGAGAATTGGGAAAGAGAAATCAAAGCCTATGAAGGAGCATTGAAAGTTGGGATTCTTAAGCTATCTTCGCAAGAGTATGCAATGATTCAAAAAAACCTAGGGGATGCATACTCCCAACTGGCTAAACTACGAACGACATCAAGGAATTGGGAGAATGCAATCAAAGCCTATGAAGAAGCTCTGAAAGTTCGAATTCTTAAACGGTTTCCAGAAGATTATGCAATGGTTCAAAAAGGTCTTGTGGATGCATACATTAAGCTTGCTAAAATAGAAACATCATCAAGGAATTGGAAAAATGCAATCAAAGATTATGAAGAAGCGCTGAAAGTTGGGATTCTTGAGCGATTCCCGGAGGAATATGCAATGGTTCAAAAAAACCTAGGGGAAGCATACAACAACCTTGTTAAAATAGAAAAGACACCAGAGAATTGGGAGAGAGAAATCAGAGCCTATGAAGAAGCATTGAAGGTTGGGATTCTTGAGCGATCTTCAGAAGAGTATGCAATGGTTCAAAAAAACCTAGGGGATGCATACATCAAGCTTGCTGGAGTAAAGGCAACAAAAGGGAATTGGGGGGCGGCAATAAAAGCCTATGAAGGAGCCTTGAGAGTTGGGATTCCTGAGCTATCGCCGGAAGAGTATGCAATCACACAAAAAAATCTTGGGGATGTATACTTCCAACTGGCTAAACTACAAACGACATCAGAAAATTGGAAGAAAGCAATCAGAGTCTATGAAGGAGTTTTGAAAGATGGGATTCTTGAGCGATTCCCGGAAGAATATGCAATCACACAAAAAAATCTTGTGGATGCATTCACCAGCCTTGCTAAAATTGAAAAGGCATCAGAGGATTGGAAGAATGCAATCAAAGCCTATGAAGACGCACTGAAAGTTGGGATTCTTGAACGATTCCCAGAAGAGTATGCAATGGTGCAAAAAAACCTTGGAGATGTGTACAACAACCTTGTTAAAATAGAAAAGACACCAGAGAATTGGGAAAGAGAAATCAAAGCCTATGAAGGAGCATTGAAAGTTGGGAGTCTTAAGCTATCTTCGCTAGAATATGCAATGATTCAAAAAAACCTAGGGGATGCATACTCCCAACTGGCTAAACTACGAACGACATCAAGGAATTGGGAGAATGCAATCAAAGCCTATGAAGAAGCTCTGAAAGTTGGGATTCTTGAGCGATTCCCAGAAGAGTATGCAATGGTGCAAAAAAACCTTGGAGATGTGTACAACAGCCTTGCTAAAATAGAAAAGACATCAGAAAATTGGGAGAATGCAATCGAAGCCTATGAAGGAGCCTTGAAAGTTGAGAGTCTTAAGCGATCTTCGCGGTGGTATGCCAAAGCGCAAAAAAGTCTTGTAGATGCCTATATCAAACTAGCTGAGGTAGAGGTAACAAAAGGGAATTGGGGGAATGCAGTCAAAGCCTATGAAGGAACCTTGAGGGTTGAGATTCTTAAGCTATATTCGGAAGAATATACAATGGTTCAAAAAGGTCTTGTGGATGTCTATATCAAACTAGCTGAGGTAGAGGTAACAAAAGGGAATTGGGGGAATGCAGTCAAAGCCTATGAAGGAGCCTTGAAAGTTGGTATTCTTGAGGGATCGCCGGAAAAGTATGCAAAGGTTCAAAAAGGGCTTGTGGATGTCTATATCAAACTAGCTGAGGTAGAGGTAACAAAAGGGAATTGGGGGAATGCAGTCAAAGCCTATGAAGGAGCCTTGAAAGTTGGTATTCTTGAGGGATCGCCGGAAGAGTATGCAAAGGTTCAAAAAGGTCTTGTGGATGTCTATATCAAACTAGCTGAGGTAGAGGTAACAAAAGGGAATTGGGGGAATGCAGTCAAAGCCTATGAAGGAGCCTTGAAAGTTGGTATTCTTGAGGGATCGCCGGAAGAGTATGCAATGGTTCAAAAAGGTCTTGTGGATGTCTATATCAAACTTGCTGAGGTAAAGGCAACAAAAGGGAATTGGAGGGCGGCAATAAAAGCCTATGAAGGAGCCTTGAAAGTTGGTATTCTTGAGCTATCGCCGGAAGAGTATGCAATCACAAAAAAAAATCTTGGGGATGCGTACATCAAACTTGTCGACGTTGAAACGACATCAGAGAATTGTGAGAAGGCAATTAAAGCCTATGAGGAAGCACTTAAGGTGTATATTCCTCAACGGTACTCAAGTGATTACGCAATGGTTAAAAAAAACCTAGGGGATGCATACTCCCAACTGGCAAAACTACAAATGACATCAGGGAATTGGTGGAATGCAATCAAAGCTTATGAAGAAGCACTTAAGGTGTATATTCCTCAACGGGACTCAAGAGATTACGCAATGGTTAAAAAAAACCTAGGGGATGCATACTCCCAACTGGCAAAACTACAAATGACATCAGGGAATTG